The following proteins come from a genomic window of Mammaliicoccus sp. Marseille-Q6498:
- a CDS encoding DNA-3-methyladenine glycosylase, whose product MDFINRSTEEIAKDLLGVRIIHKTDDMLYTGYIVETEAYIGIHDEASHSYNGRNTNSVQSLYREGGTIYTHTMHRQLLINFVTQVEGEPQGILIRAIEPEYGIPQMEINRNNKSGVELTNGPGKLTQAMNIPKSLDGTKIGAGNLKIDLENRKYPKHIDLSPRIGVPNKGEWTDKHLRFTVSGHPYISKARKRDSLSTHETWK is encoded by the coding sequence ATGGATTTTATAAATAGATCCACTGAAGAAATTGCGAAAGACTTACTCGGTGTCAGAATCATTCACAAGACCGATGATATGCTTTACACAGGTTATATCGTAGAAACTGAAGCATATATCGGAATACATGACGAAGCATCACATAGTTACAATGGAAGAAATACAAATAGCGTCCAATCACTATATCGAGAAGGTGGAACCATTTATACACATACGATGCACAGACAATTACTTATAAATTTCGTTACTCAAGTTGAAGGTGAACCACAAGGCATATTGATTAGAGCTATTGAACCTGAATACGGCATACCGCAAATGGAAATCAATCGAAATAATAAATCAGGTGTTGAATTAACGAACGGACCAGGGAAATTAACGCAAGCTATGAATATCCCTAAATCTTTAGATGGCACTAAAATTGGTGCTGGCAATCTTAAAATAGATTTAGAAAATCGTAAATATCCTAAGCACATCGATTTATCTCCTAGAATAGGCGTACCAAATAAAGGCGAATGGACAGATAAACATTTACGTTTTACTGTTTCAGGTCATCCGTATATTTCAAAAGCTCGAAAAAGAGATTCCTTATCCACTCATGAAACGTGGAAATAA
- a CDS encoding YibE/F family protein: protein MKSKLKSSLKQPFNIAIFIFLVLFIGALIFTQHNAMFYKSPIGQITDISNQTSKQTIDQNKNKDTIHNENLKIKILNGKHKGDTLSIPHKYSESLTDSEKYDINDKVLLSYNGKESSAIVKELKRDTSVVFMAGIFLLTLLIVGRKSGLNSIISLVINVAVLLIMIDYFMKHNNQHFFILMTITVIFSTIVSLLLVSGFKRKTVVAIISTLLGTFLSIGISQLIMTLTGSNGIKYETMSFLTIQPTQIFLASVLIGSLGAVMDVAITLTSSLYEIKAQHPDISLKRLRKSGINIGKDIMGTMTNILFFAYLSGSIPMVILYFKNSNTVTYTLSMNWSLEISRALMGGIGIVITIPITIFVAMLFLKREEANR, encoded by the coding sequence ATGAAATCAAAACTAAAATCATCATTAAAGCAACCTTTTAATATTGCTATATTCATTTTCTTAGTTCTATTTATAGGCGCTTTAATTTTCACGCAACATAATGCAATGTTTTATAAATCACCAATTGGTCAAATCACGGACATTTCAAATCAAACAAGTAAGCAAACAATAGACCAGAATAAAAATAAAGACACAATACATAACGAAAATCTAAAAATAAAAATTTTAAATGGTAAACATAAAGGTGATACGTTATCTATTCCTCATAAGTACTCAGAATCATTAACTGATTCTGAAAAATACGACATAAATGATAAAGTGCTCCTATCATATAATGGCAAAGAAAGTTCGGCTATTGTAAAAGAACTAAAACGTGACACTTCAGTCGTCTTTATGGCAGGCATATTTTTACTCACTTTACTTATTGTAGGAAGAAAATCAGGATTAAATTCGATCATTTCTTTAGTCATTAATGTCGCAGTATTATTAATTATGATTGATTACTTCATGAAACATAATAATCAACATTTCTTCATACTTATGACGATTACTGTTATCTTTTCAACAATTGTTTCATTACTATTAGTAAGTGGCTTTAAGCGGAAGACAGTTGTTGCTATCATATCGACGCTCTTAGGAACATTTCTAAGTATAGGCATATCTCAACTCATCATGACTTTAACAGGCAGTAACGGTATTAAATATGAAACAATGAGCTTTCTTACCATTCAACCAACTCAAATCTTTCTGGCTTCAGTATTAATTGGCTCTCTAGGAGCAGTGATGGATGTCGCAATTACTTTAACTAGTTCCTTATATGAAATTAAAGCGCAACATCCTGACATCTCTTTAAAACGTCTAAGAAAATCGGGTATCAATATAGGTAAAGATATTATGGGTACAATGACAAACATACTATTTTTCGCTTATTTATCTGGGAGCATACCAATGGTTATTTTATATTTTAAGAACAGTAATACCGTTACATATACATTATCCATGAACTGGTCGCTTGAAATTTCAAGAGCTTTAATGGGTGGAATAGGCATCGTGATTACAATACCGATTACAATTTTTGTTGCGATGTTGTTTTTAAAGAGAGAGGAGGCTAACCGATGA
- a CDS encoding YibE/F family protein — MNTTFVLAAILLLLMIVFGGQKGFRSFITLFLNLATLFIALLLIVYKAPIFIVLIIFCLLIACINLFYINQYNTKTKAAFLATIISTLILIGLIYFIVDISMLQGFTEEEQDETYIFSMNIGINYAQLMVFTIVLAVIAAVIDLTISISSPMYELYEARPNISLNQLFKSGLTIGRDILSTTTNTIYFAYIGGQITLFFWFGKLNYSFGEIINAKIFAAEIISILLGGIAVSIAIPITSFITIRLIKRQQLNNDNETKKSTS, encoded by the coding sequence ATGAACACAACTTTCGTTCTAGCCGCTATCTTATTATTGCTGATGATTGTATTTGGAGGTCAAAAAGGTTTTAGATCGTTTATTACTTTGTTCTTAAACTTGGCGACACTCTTCATTGCTTTATTACTTATTGTATATAAAGCACCTATTTTCATCGTCTTGATCATTTTTTGTTTATTGATTGCATGTATCAATTTGTTCTACATCAACCAATACAACACAAAAACGAAGGCAGCATTTTTAGCTACCATCATATCTACGCTTATTTTAATCGGTTTAATATATTTCATTGTTGATATTTCTATGCTTCAAGGATTCACTGAAGAAGAACAAGATGAAACGTATATATTCTCGATGAATATCGGTATTAACTATGCACAATTAATGGTCTTTACAATCGTACTAGCCGTTATCGCTGCAGTTATCGACTTAACGATTTCTATTAGTTCACCAATGTACGAATTATACGAAGCACGTCCAAATATATCATTAAATCAACTTTTTAAATCTGGACTTACAATAGGAAGAGATATACTTTCTACGACAACAAATACCATATACTTTGCATATATTGGTGGCCAAATCACACTATTCTTCTGGTTTGGAAAATTGAATTATTCATTTGGTGAAATCATTAACGCTAAAATATTCGCAGCAGAAATCATATCTATCTTGTTAGGCGGTATCGCAGTCAGTATTGCTATACCTATAACATCTTTCATTACGATTCGACTTATAAAAAGACAACAATTAAATAACGATAACGAAACTAAAAAAAGCACAAGTTGA